In the bacterium genome, one interval contains:
- a CDS encoding prohibitin family protein — protein sequence MLFVFSIILIVIALVVWRNASAHKHENPVSFNIARISPVAVVVFGFLALLQCFTQIPAGHVGVIDFFGIVSDRILPS from the coding sequence ATGTTGTTCGTCTTTTCAATCATTTTAATCGTGATCGCCCTTGTAGTGTGGCGAAATGCTTCGGCGCATAAGCATGAAAATCCTGTAAGCTTCAATATTGCTCGTATCAGTCCGGTCGCAGTTGTAGTTTTTGGATTTCTGGCGCTTCTGCAATGTTTTACACAAATTCCAGCAGGTCATGTCGGTGTTATCGATTTTTTTGGAATTGTATCCGATCGCATTCTACCGTC